CGACGAACTGGAAGATGCGTTTTCATGGCAAGACATTCCCAGGTTGGGGACGCCTGAGCGAATCAAGTCAGAATCTCGCGCACGACATGGCCACGCACATCGGTCAGGCGGAAATCGCGCCCGGCGAATCGGTAGGTCAGTTTCTCGTGATCAAAACCGAACAAGTGCAAAATGGTCGCGTGCAAGTCATGAACGTGCGTGACGCGCTCCACGGCTTTCCATCCCAGTTCGTCGGTCGCGCCATGGACATGGCCGCCGCGCACCCCGGCTCCGGCCAGCCACATGGAAAACCCGTAGTGGTTGTGGTCGCGGCCCTGGCCTTTGCTGGAAACCCCCGGCGTGGGAATCTCCATCGTGGGGGTCCGGCCAAATTCGCCTCCCCACAGGACCAGCGTGTCCTCCAGCAGTCCGCGGGCTTTGAGATCCGCGAGCAGCGCAGCGATGGGCTGGTCACATTCCCTGGCCAGATTCCGGTGGTTCGATTCCAGCTGATCGTGGGCGTCCCACGGTTGCCCGGCACCCTGCCAAACTTGAACCATGCGCACGCCGCGCTCCAACAACCGCCTCGCCATCAAGAGTTGCCTCCCATAAACCGTCTCTCCATAGGCCTCTCGCACCCACGACGGTTCGCGTCCGAGATCGAACGCGTCGGTGGCCTCCATCTGCATGCGGTAGGCGAGTTCGTAGGACTGAATGCGGGTTTCCAACTCGGGTGAGCCGTTCCGCTCGTCCCGATGTTTCTCGTTCAACTTCTTCAGCAGATCCAGTTGGGCGCGCTGCCTCCCGGGCTTCAAAAAGTCGTTGCGGATGTTCTCGATCAGCTTGTCCACTTCACGCTCCTTGGTGTCGAGGTAAGTGCCCTGATGGGCGCCCGGGAGAAACGCCGAACGCCAGTTTTGCACCCCCACCGTCGGGTAGCCTCCCGGGCACATGACCACGAATCCCGGAAGATTCTGATTCTCGGCGCCGAGCCCATAGGTGAGCCACGAACCCAGGCTCGGTCGCGCTTGCCGGTTGTCACCGCAATTCATGAGCAGGAACGACGGCTCATGATTGGGAACATCCGCCTGCATGGAACGCACCACGCAGAGGTCGTCCGCATGACGGGCGACCTGAGGAAAAAGATCACTGATCTCGACCCCGCTTTGTCCGCGGGGCTGGAAGGCGAAGGGCGATCCGAAAGCCGCGCCTGTCTTGCGCTCGGTGCGCTCATACACCGGCAGCGGACGTCCGTGAAAACGTGTCAGCACCGGCTTGGGATCGAAAGTGTCCACATGCGACGGTCCGCCATTCATGAAGAGGTGGATCATGCGCCGCGCCCGTCCGGGATACTGCGGCGGCCTTGAGGCGAGCGGGCCATTCAGGTCTCGATCGCCCTTCACACTTGGGGTGCCGAGCATCGCCGCCAACCCCAGCAGGCCAAGTCCCAGGCCGCTCTGTTGCAGCCATTGCCTTCGGGAACGATTTCGATTAGTCCACATAGGCAAACTCGTTCGAGAGCATCAAGGCCTGAGCGTAATCATCCCAGCGCGCGGCGAGGTCCCCGCCTTCCTCCGGCTTCAGAAATTCAACCGCCCAAGCCGTTTCACCGGGGGTGGGGTCGCGTCCGAAGACGATCAGGCTGGCACGGCGCACGCGATCGTGAATGCGGATTGCGCCGCCCGCCTCCCGTTCGATCCGGCGGGCGAGGCTCTGCGCTTGTTCCCGGACGAAGGGATGGTTCATGAGGAAAAGGGACTGGGGTGCGCCGGATGTTTGGTGGCGTTGGGGGGAACAGGCGTCCGGCGCCGCGAAGTCGAAGGCTCGAAATACACCCGGAATATTCTGTCGATCGATGCGACCGTAAACCGCCCGGCGGCGGGCGGGTTTGTTTCCGGACAGGATGACCGAAGGTCCGCCCATGCGGTCCTCGAGGTTCGAGGCGACCGCCAGAAGCGAATCGCGCATGGCTTCCCAATCGAGACGGCGGCGATTCATGCGCCCAAAAAGGCGGTTCGCAGGATCTCGTTCCAAGGCTGCCTTTGATTCAAAACTCGACTGGCGATAGGTGGTGGAAAGGACCATCGCGCGGTGAAGGGATTTGATGGACCAGCCGGAATCCATCAAGCGCACCGCCAAATGATCCAGGAGCTCACGATGCGTGGGCGGATCTCCCCGCGTGCCAAAATCACCCGGAGTTCGAACCAGGCCGGCGCCGAAGTGATGCAGCCAGACCCGGTTGGCCATCACCCTTGCTGTCAGAGGATTCGAGCGATCGACAAGAGCCTGCGCCAACTCCAGCCTGCCGCTGCCGCGATCAAGGCCCACTGGGGTGCCGCGGCTCAACGCCGACAGAAAACGGCGCGGCGACAACGATCCGGGCTCGCTGGCGTTGCCGCGACGGAAAATCCTCGGTTCGCGAATGACCGCGGCTTCCTGCAAAACGTGGGCGTGAGGGGCCAGCCCTTTCGAGCTGATCCAATCCTCGATCGCGCGCTGCTGCTCGTGGTATTCATTTTGCGTCGTGGCATCGACGTAAAGATAGTCTTCGAGATCGTCCCAAGGCACTTCGAAGGGCGCCTGGGGACCTCGCAACAAAGGCTCGAAGGCAGCCCACTCCGGACCGGGCTGAGATGGCGCCGCGTCTCGATCGGGCATCCGCGGGTCGGCCTGACGCAAGAGATCTCCGAAAACGCGGGCCGCATCCGCCAGCCGCCGGGGTTGCTCCTTGCGCCAGGCGGCGAGAACAACCCCCATCGTCGTCGGCGACGAGGCGGCCCATTTTTCGACGGCTCCGAGCGAGCGCGACTCAAACTCAAACTCCTGAAGCCCGGCCGTTTCATGCCAAAGATTCATGAGCGGATGTTGGCCCTCGCGCGTGGCGGCCAGGAACAAGGCCAGCCGGTGAATCATGACGGGATTCAGATCTTTCTTGGCATCGATCAAGAACATGACCGGCAGAAAATTCGGCTGCACCTTCTCGGCTTGCGCCGCGAGAAAATACTCCTCGGCGCGCTCCAGAAAACTCTTTCTCAATTGATCGCGCTTGGTCCGGAGATACTCTTCGAATTTTCGTTGTTTCTTCTGGAATTCCCGCAAGTAGCCGTCGGGAAGGTCCGAGTCGCGCGCTGCGACCGGGGGCACACGAGGCTCGATCGAATTGTCGAAGACCCCGTAAAGCGCGTAATACTCCCCCATGCTGACGGGATCATACTTGTGATCGTGGCAGCGTGCGCAGGAGGCGGTCAGCCCGAGAATGCCCCGCGTCACCACATCGATGCGGTCGTCGATGATGTCAGGCCGGCTGTTGATGAAACGCTGGCCCAGGGTGAGAAAGCCAAGCGCGGCCAGCGCGCCCGGATCGCGCGAAGGCAGCCGGTCGGCGGCCATTTGTTCCAAAACGAATTGGTGGTAGGGCAAATCGTGATTGAAGGCGCGGATGACGTAGTCCCGGTAGGCCCAGGCACCGACGTAGGACGGATTGTCCTTCAGCCGGACGTAGCCCTTCGTGTCCGCGTAGCGAGCGACGTCGAGCCAGTGCCGGCCCCAGCGCTCCCCGTATCGGGGCGAGGCGAGCAATCGTTCGATCTGCCTTTCGTAAGCGTCGGGACGCGGATCCCGCACGAAGGCTTCCATCTCCTCCGGTTCCGGGGGCAAACCCAGCAGATCGAAATGGATCCGGCGAAACAGCGTGCGGCGGTCCGCTTCCGGAGACATCTCGAATCCTGCTTCCCGAAGCTGCGCGCGGATGAAGGCATCGATGGGGTCTCGATCCTTTGGGTCGGCGGTCGGCGGCTTGGGGCGGGAAAGAGGAGCGAAGGCCCAATGCGAGGCCGATGACCCTGAGGCCGCGGCAGCAAGGAGGCTGTGCGCGGCGATCACGAAGAGCGCGAGCAAGGCTATTCGCCGGGGCATGACGGGATTGTAGTGTCCCCGCCGCGATGGTGAAAGGACGAATCGTGATTAGCGTCGGAACCCCGTGTATCCCGATGTTGTTGGTAGGGCGGGCCTGTCCCAGCCCGCCGCCCACTGGATGCAAAACATCATGCTCCGGCGGC
The genomic region above belongs to Verrucomicrobiota bacterium and contains:
- a CDS encoding DUF1501 domain-containing protein: MWTNRNRSRRQWLQQSGLGLGLLGLAAMLGTPSVKGDRDLNGPLASRPPQYPGRARRMIHLFMNGGPSHVDTFDPKPVLTRFHGRPLPVYERTERKTGAAFGSPFAFQPRGQSGVEISDLFPQVARHADDLCVVRSMQADVPNHEPSFLLMNCGDNRQARPSLGSWLTYGLGAENQNLPGFVVMCPGGYPTVGVQNWRSAFLPGAHQGTYLDTKEREVDKLIENIRNDFLKPGRQRAQLDLLKKLNEKHRDERNGSPELETRIQSYELAYRMQMEATDAFDLGREPSWVREAYGETVYGRQLLMARRLLERGVRMVQVWQGAGQPWDAHDQLESNHRNLARECDQPIAALLADLKARGLLEDTLVLWGGEFGRTPTMEIPTPGVSSKGQGRDHNHYGFSMWLAGAGVRGGHVHGATDELGWKAVERVTHVHDLHATILHLFGFDHEKLTYRFAGRDFRLTDVRGHVVREILT
- a CDS encoding DUF1553 domain-containing protein; translation: MPRRIALLALFVIAAHSLLAAAASGSSASHWAFAPLSRPKPPTADPKDRDPIDAFIRAQLREAGFEMSPEADRRTLFRRIHFDLLGLPPEPEEMEAFVRDPRPDAYERQIERLLASPRYGERWGRHWLDVARYADTKGYVRLKDNPSYVGAWAYRDYVIRAFNHDLPYHQFVLEQMAADRLPSRDPGALAALGFLTLGQRFINSRPDIIDDRIDVVTRGILGLTASCARCHDHKYDPVSMGEYYALYGVFDNSIEPRVPPVAARDSDLPDGYLREFQKKQRKFEEYLRTKRDQLRKSFLERAEEYFLAAQAEKVQPNFLPVMFLIDAKKDLNPVMIHRLALFLAATREGQHPLMNLWHETAGLQEFEFESRSLGAVEKWAASSPTTMGVVLAAWRKEQPRRLADAARVFGDLLRQADPRMPDRDAAPSQPGPEWAAFEPLLRGPQAPFEVPWDDLEDYLYVDATTQNEYHEQQRAIEDWISSKGLAPHAHVLQEAAVIREPRIFRRGNASEPGSLSPRRFLSALSRGTPVGLDRGSGRLELAQALVDRSNPLTARVMANRVWLHHFGAGLVRTPGDFGTRGDPPTHRELLDHLAVRLMDSGWSIKSLHRAMVLSTTYRQSSFESKAALERDPANRLFGRMNRRRLDWEAMRDSLLAVASNLEDRMGGPSVILSGNKPARRRAVYGRIDRQNIPGVFRAFDFAAPDACSPQRHQTSGAPQSLFLMNHPFVREQAQSLARRIEREAGGAIRIHDRVRRASLIVFGRDPTPGETAWAVEFLKPEEGGDLAARWDDYAQALMLSNEFAYVD